Proteins from a genomic interval of Pseudomonas asplenii:
- the thrC gene encoding threonine synthase, with protein sequence MRYISTRGQAPALNFEDVLLAGLASDGGLYVPENLPRFTQEEIASWAGLPYHELAFRIMRPFVTGSIPDADFKKILEETYGAFAHNAVAPLRQLNGNEWVLELFHGPTLAFKDFALQLLGRLLDYVLEKRGERVVIIGATSGDTGSAAIEGCKHCENVDIFILHPHNRVSEVQRRQMTTLFGENIHNIAIEGNFDDCQEMVKNSFADQSFLKGTRLVAVNSINWARIMAQIVYYFHAALQLGGPARSVSFSVPTGNFGDIFAGYLARNMGLPINQLIVATNRNDILHRFMSGNQYVKETLHATLSPSMDIMVSSNFERLLFDLHGRNGAAIAGLMDTFKQGGGFSVDQDRWTEARKLFDSLAVDDAQTCETIAEVFAQTGEVLDPHTAIGVKAARECRRSLDTPMVILGTAHPVKFPEAVEKAGVGKALELPAHLSDLFERDERCTVLANDLKVMQAFVSQHGNRGKPL encoded by the coding sequence ATGCGTTACATCAGTACCCGCGGCCAGGCGCCCGCGCTGAATTTCGAAGACGTGCTGTTGGCCGGTCTGGCCAGCGATGGCGGCCTGTACGTGCCGGAAAACCTGCCACGTTTCACCCAGGAAGAAATCGCTTCCTGGGCTGGCCTGCCTTACCACGAGCTGGCGTTCCGGATCATGCGCCCGTTCGTCACCGGCAGCATTCCGGATGCGGATTTCAAGAAGATCCTCGAGGAAACCTACGGTGCCTTCGCCCATAACGCCGTGGCGCCGCTGCGTCAGTTGAACGGCAACGAATGGGTGCTCGAGCTGTTCCACGGCCCGACCCTGGCCTTCAAGGACTTCGCCCTGCAACTGCTGGGACGCCTGCTCGACTACGTGCTGGAAAAGCGTGGCGAGCGTGTGGTGATCATTGGCGCGACCTCCGGTGATACCGGTTCGGCGGCGATCGAAGGCTGCAAACACTGTGAAAACGTCGACATCTTCATCCTGCACCCGCACAACCGGGTTTCGGAAGTTCAGCGTCGGCAGATGACCACCCTGTTCGGTGAGAACATCCACAACATCGCCATCGAAGGCAACTTCGACGATTGCCAGGAGATGGTCAAGAACAGCTTCGCCGACCAGAGCTTCCTCAAGGGCACGCGCCTGGTGGCGGTGAACTCGATCAACTGGGCGCGGATCATGGCCCAGATCGTCTACTACTTCCACGCGGCGCTGCAGTTGGGTGGCCCGGCGCGTTCGGTCTCGTTCTCGGTGCCGACCGGCAACTTCGGCGATATCTTCGCCGGCTACCTGGCGCGCAACATGGGCCTGCCGATCAATCAACTGATCGTCGCGACCAACCGCAACGACATCCTGCACCGCTTCATGAGCGGCAACCAGTACGTCAAGGAAACTCTCCACGCCACGCTTTCGCCGTCCATGGACATCATGGTGTCGTCGAACTTCGAGCGGCTGCTGTTCGACCTGCACGGTCGCAATGGCGCGGCCATCGCCGGCTTGATGGATACCTTCAAGCAGGGTGGTGGTTTCAGCGTCGATCAGGACCGCTGGACCGAGGCGCGCAAGCTGTTCGATTCGCTGGCGGTGGATGATGCGCAAACCTGCGAGACCATCGCCGAAGTCTTTGCCCAGACCGGTGAGGTGCTTGACCCGCATACCGCCATTGGCGTGAAGGCTGCCCGCGAGTGCCGCCGTAGTCTGGACACGCCGATGGTGATCCTCGGTACGGCGCACCCGGTCAAATTCCCTGAGGCAGTTGAGAAAGCTGGCGTAGGAAAAGCACTTGAACTACCTGCACACCTTTCAGATTTGTTTGAAAGAGATGAGCGCTGCACGGTTCTGGCCAACGACCTGAAAGTCATGCAGGCCTTTGTCAGCCAGCATGGCAACCGCGGCAAGCCGCTCTGA
- a CDS encoding DsbC family protein, giving the protein MRLTQIFAAAALALVSSLALADDTAEQAIRKSLDSLQLETPVESITASPLSGLYEVKLKGSRVLYASADGQFVMQGYLFQLKDGKPVNLTEKTERLGISKLINGIPVAETVVYPAIGETKSHITVFTDTTCPYCHKLHAEVPALNKMGIEVRYVAFPRQGLGSPGDQQLQAVWCSTDKRAAMDKMVEGEDIKAAKCTNPVSRQFALGQSIGVNGTPAIVLADGQVIPGYQPAAQVAKLALAAK; this is encoded by the coding sequence ATGCGTTTGACCCAGATTTTCGCTGCTGCTGCCCTCGCCCTGGTCAGTTCCCTGGCCCTGGCCGACGACACCGCCGAACAGGCAATCCGCAAGAGCCTCGACAGCCTCCAGCTGGAAACCCCGGTGGAGAGCATTACTGCCAGCCCGCTGAGCGGTCTGTATGAAGTCAAGCTCAAGGGCAGTCGCGTGCTGTATGCCAGCGCCGATGGCCAGTTCGTCATGCAGGGCTACCTGTTCCAGCTCAAGGACGGCAAGCCGGTCAACCTGACCGAGAAGACCGAACGCCTGGGTATCTCGAAGCTGATCAACGGCATTCCAGTGGCCGAAACCGTGGTCTACCCGGCTATCGGTGAAACCAAGTCGCATATCACGGTGTTCACCGATACCACCTGCCCGTATTGCCACAAGCTGCACGCCGAAGTGCCTGCATTGAACAAAATGGGCATCGAGGTCCGCTACGTGGCGTTCCCGCGCCAGGGGTTGGGCTCGCCGGGCGACCAGCAGTTGCAGGCGGTCTGGTGCTCGACCGACAAGCGCGCGGCCATGGACAAGATGGTCGAGGGTGAGGATATCAAGGCTGCCAAGTGCACCAATCCGGTTTCCCGGCAGTTCGCTCTCGGTCAGTCGATCGGCGTCAATGGGACACCGGCCATCGTTTTGGCCGACGGTCAGGTAATTCCAGGCTACCAGCCGGCCGCACAAGTCGCCAAACTCGCGCTGGCAGCCAAGTAA
- a CDS encoding homoserine dehydrogenase has translation MKPVKVGICGLGTVGGGTFNVLQRNAEEIARRAGRGIEVAQIAIRTPKPQFQTTGIAITNDVFEVATNPEIDVVVELMGGYTVARELVLKAIENGKHVVTANKALIAVHGNEIFAKAREKGVIVAFEAAVAGGIPVIKAIREGLSANRINWVAGIINGTGNFILTEMREKGRTFEDVLAEAQALGYAEADPTFDVEGIDAAHKLTILASIAFGIPLQFDKAYTEGITKLTTADVNYAEALGYRIKHLGVARSTAAGIELRVHPTLIPADRLIANVNGVMNAVMVNGDAAGSTLFYGAGAGMEPTASSVIADLVDVVRAMTSDPENRVPHLAFQPDSLSAHPILPIDACESAYYLRIQAKDHPGVLAQVASILSERGINIESIMQKEVEEQDGLVPMILLTHRVVEHRINDAIEALEALQGVVGPVVRIRVEHLN, from the coding sequence GTGAAACCGGTCAAAGTAGGCATCTGTGGGTTAGGTACCGTCGGTGGCGGCACCTTCAACGTACTTCAGCGTAACGCCGAGGAAATTGCTCGTCGTGCCGGGCGTGGAATCGAAGTGGCGCAAATTGCCATTCGCACGCCAAAGCCTCAGTTCCAAACGACCGGTATTGCGATTACCAACGATGTCTTCGAAGTGGCCACGAACCCTGAGATTGACGTCGTCGTAGAGTTGATGGGCGGCTATACCGTTGCCCGTGAGCTGGTACTCAAAGCGATCGAGAACGGCAAGCACGTGGTTACCGCGAACAAGGCGCTGATCGCCGTGCACGGTAACGAAATTTTCGCCAAGGCCCGTGAAAAGGGCGTCATCGTGGCTTTCGAGGCCGCAGTGGCTGGCGGTATTCCGGTGATCAAGGCGATCCGCGAAGGTCTCTCGGCCAATCGCATCAACTGGGTTGCCGGCATCATCAACGGCACGGGCAACTTCATCCTCACCGAAATGCGCGAGAAGGGTCGTACCTTCGAGGACGTACTGGCCGAGGCCCAGGCCCTGGGTTACGCCGAGGCCGATCCGACCTTCGACGTCGAAGGTATCGATGCCGCGCACAAGCTGACCATCCTGGCGTCCATCGCCTTTGGTATTCCGTTGCAGTTCGACAAGGCCTACACCGAAGGCATCACCAAGCTGACCACCGCTGATGTGAACTACGCCGAAGCCCTGGGCTATCGCATCAAGCACCTGGGTGTGGCGCGCAGCACCGCTGCCGGTATCGAGTTGCGGGTTCACCCGACGCTGATCCCGGCCGATCGGCTGATCGCCAACGTCAACGGGGTGATGAACGCCGTGATGGTCAATGGCGATGCCGCCGGTTCGACCCTGTTCTACGGTGCGGGTGCCGGCATGGAGCCTACGGCCTCTTCGGTCATCGCCGACCTGGTCGACGTGGTGCGCGCCATGACCTCCGATCCGGAGAACCGTGTACCGCACCTGGCCTTCCAGCCGGACTCGCTGTCGGCTCACCCGATCCTGCCCATCGATGCTTGTGAAAGTGCCTACTACCTGCGTATCCAGGCCAAGGACCATCCAGGCGTGCTGGCCCAGGTGGCGAGCATCCTGTCCGAGCGCGGGATCAACATCGAGTCGATCATGCAGAAGGAAGTCGAGGAACAGGACGGCCTGGTGCCGATGATCCTGTTGACCCATCGCGTGGTCGAACACCGCATCAACGATGCCATCGAAGCGCTGGAGGCCCTGCAGGGTGTGGTCGGTCCTGTCGTGCGGATCCGCGTCGAGCACTTGAACTGA
- a CDS encoding ATP-binding protein: MAAQGLPFSLPASFVELARLPLSTDEQRWLGPERRLRVGISVADYEPVDITSDRNRYQGISADYVGLIRDRLGVTVEVLGFAERDQAVEALRHGQIDLLTSANGFERGFPDLVFSSDYMPDRSVIVSRSDTADLNNLRGQKVVLLEGYADAQVVHATYPQSRIILAPTLYSALEALAQGEVDAFIGNEVIVRAYKTMRPHMGLHIRGQSALPPIGFAFATRRSEPQLSGLVQRVLDSIDEAVRREILARWTTGFGSDIAQPRLELTLTEQAWIDQHPQVVVASQQYQPYIYKDVHNRWVGLNADLLARISRMTGLQFVFEESFSTVQTLEMLKDGRALMNGSLAESPERKAFLNFTYAFGGSSWVFVVPAHDAQLGSLKQLAGRVLALPQEHALQGMIRREYPDIVLRSVRTQEEARSLVESGEAAATIQSDARAYLYPMSSLKVGRSVDGLWSADNFSVVKAAPELLSILNKSLEAFPVAELRALRIKWLGAVPVAPPPSVWKRVPLWGYALSAAMLLLGGVSLAWNRRLNIQIRQRRLAEQELNDRLAFQRALLDGIPDPIFVRDLQGRLITCNRSYEQRLSTTLEQVQGCRITEECLLLPRAAQELHDEFLRLLENQQPVFRDLQLELPNGSIDIYLWMVPFHSAGAQLQGLLGGWIDITERKQLEGQLTEARRQAERASHAKSAFLATMSHEIRTPMGAIIGLLEVEREQALASGQVFSHGLQVAYQSARELTALIGDSLDLAKIEAGGMRLVLQPTDLRPLLEGVVQLFEALAREKGIVLSLGIDPSLAGLYRLDPLRLRQVLHNLIGNALKFTSKGFVRVRVRRLSQGADTDRLSIDIEDSGKGIGPQQQATLFAPFMQARGETDEEHEGTGLGLSICKQLVELMDGVIELESQLGRGTRVYIELPLKRETQPSAPVSLDSARLRLPCLNVLIVDDLSANRLVLQQQLSFLGQRVDTCQTAQAALQAWRDRHFDLVISDCNMPGMSGYELARAIRRIEEQEQRAACVIIGCTANAISDERQRCQQAGMNDLLVKPVLLDDLTRLLAQIDPREKSFDLQTLRSMTQADAAVLQHMLLELWKNLRDERRELQTLVDRDDWDGVAAGVHRLKGIACLVDAIALAQACVDMDRCVKLRRTEHLRAHWPVLKAVIERMIADIEPSLQEKPAL; this comes from the coding sequence ATGGCCGCCCAGGGGCTGCCATTCAGTTTGCCTGCGTCGTTCGTCGAGCTTGCCCGCCTGCCTCTCAGCACAGATGAACAGCGTTGGCTGGGACCCGAGCGCAGGCTGCGGGTGGGTATCTCGGTGGCCGACTATGAGCCTGTCGATATCACCAGCGACCGTAATCGCTACCAGGGCATCAGTGCCGACTACGTGGGCCTGATCCGTGATCGGCTCGGTGTGACGGTGGAGGTCCTGGGGTTCGCCGAGCGTGACCAGGCCGTGGAAGCGTTGCGTCACGGGCAGATCGATCTGCTCACCAGTGCCAACGGTTTCGAGCGGGGTTTTCCCGACCTGGTGTTCTCCAGTGACTACATGCCGGACCGCTCGGTGATTGTCAGTCGCAGCGACACCGCCGACCTGAACAACCTCAGGGGACAAAAGGTGGTGCTGCTGGAAGGTTATGCCGATGCGCAAGTCGTGCATGCCACGTATCCCCAGAGCCGGATCATTCTCGCTCCGACCCTCTATAGCGCACTCGAGGCTCTGGCCCAGGGCGAGGTCGATGCCTTCATCGGCAACGAGGTCATTGTCCGGGCCTACAAGACCATGCGGCCGCACATGGGCCTGCACATCCGGGGGCAAAGCGCCTTGCCTCCGATCGGCTTCGCGTTCGCCACGCGTCGTTCGGAGCCACAGCTCAGTGGCCTGGTCCAGCGCGTGCTGGACAGCATCGACGAAGCGGTACGGCGGGAGATCCTGGCACGCTGGACCACCGGCTTCGGTTCGGATATCGCCCAGCCCAGGCTTGAGCTGACGCTGACGGAGCAGGCCTGGATCGACCAGCACCCGCAGGTTGTCGTTGCTTCCCAGCAGTATCAGCCGTACATCTACAAGGATGTCCACAATCGTTGGGTCGGCCTCAATGCGGACCTGCTGGCGCGCATTTCCCGCATGACCGGTCTGCAATTCGTCTTCGAGGAAAGCTTCTCCACGGTCCAGACCCTCGAAATGCTCAAGGACGGTCGGGCGCTGATGAACGGTTCGCTGGCCGAAAGCCCCGAGCGCAAGGCCTTTCTGAATTTCACCTACGCCTTTGGCGGCAGTTCCTGGGTCTTTGTCGTACCGGCCCATGACGCTCAACTGGGGTCGCTCAAGCAACTGGCCGGTCGGGTGCTGGCGTTGCCCCAGGAGCATGCGCTGCAAGGCATGATCCGTCGGGAGTATCCGGATATCGTTCTGCGCAGTGTCAGAACACAGGAGGAGGCCAGGTCGCTGGTCGAAAGCGGCGAAGCGGCGGCCACCATCCAGAGTGATGCCCGAGCCTATCTCTACCCCATGAGCAGCCTGAAGGTCGGGCGCAGCGTGGACGGTCTCTGGTCGGCCGATAATTTTTCGGTGGTCAAGGCCGCCCCCGAACTGCTCAGTATTCTCAACAAGTCCCTGGAGGCCTTTCCCGTCGCAGAGCTGCGGGCGCTGCGGATCAAGTGGCTGGGGGCTGTCCCGGTTGCGCCGCCGCCCTCGGTCTGGAAACGGGTGCCGTTATGGGGCTACGCACTGTCCGCTGCCATGTTGCTGCTGGGGGGCGTCTCGCTCGCCTGGAACCGGCGCCTGAACATCCAGATTCGCCAGCGCCGCCTGGCGGAGCAGGAGCTCAATGATCGCCTGGCATTCCAACGCGCGTTGCTTGATGGTATTCCCGATCCGATCTTCGTTCGCGACCTGCAGGGCCGGTTGATCACCTGTAATCGCAGCTACGAGCAACGGCTGTCGACGACCCTGGAACAGGTTCAGGGGTGTCGTATCACCGAGGAGTGCCTGCTGCTGCCTCGGGCCGCACAAGAACTGCACGACGAGTTCCTGCGGCTGCTGGAGAACCAGCAGCCGGTCTTTCGGGACCTGCAACTCGAACTTCCCAACGGCAGCATCGATATCTACCTGTGGATGGTGCCATTCCACTCGGCAGGCGCGCAGTTGCAGGGGTTGCTGGGTGGCTGGATCGATATCACCGAAAGAAAGCAGCTTGAGGGGCAACTGACCGAGGCCCGTCGCCAGGCAGAGCGGGCCAGTCATGCCAAGAGTGCATTCCTGGCCACCATGAGCCATGAAATACGCACCCCCATGGGCGCGATCATCGGTTTGCTCGAGGTCGAGCGCGAGCAGGCGCTGGCCAGTGGACAAGTGTTCTCGCACGGTTTGCAGGTGGCCTATCAGTCGGCCCGTGAACTGACCGCCCTGATCGGCGACAGCCTTGACCTGGCCAAGATCGAGGCCGGCGGTATGCGCCTGGTGCTGCAGCCGACTGACCTGAGACCTCTGCTCGAGGGCGTAGTGCAACTGTTCGAGGCGTTGGCGCGAGAAAAGGGCATTGTTCTTAGCCTCGGCATCGATCCTTCGCTGGCGGGCCTCTACCGCCTTGATCCACTGCGTTTGCGCCAGGTTCTGCACAACCTGATCGGCAATGCGTTGAAGTTCACCAGCAAGGGGTTTGTCCGCGTACGGGTCCGGCGCCTCTCGCAAGGGGCGGATACCGATCGCTTGTCCATTGATATCGAAGATTCCGGTAAGGGTATCGGTCCGCAACAACAGGCGACCTTGTTCGCCCCCTTCATGCAGGCGCGTGGGGAAACTGATGAGGAGCATGAGGGGACCGGTCTGGGTTTGAGCATCTGCAAACAGTTGGTGGAGCTGATGGACGGCGTTATCGAACTTGAAAGCCAGCTGGGACGAGGTACTCGGGTATATATCGAACTGCCACTCAAGCGTGAAACACAGCCTTCTGCCCCGGTGTCGCTGGACAGCGCACGATTGCGACTGCCTTGCCTGAATGTGCTGATTGTCGATGACTTGTCCGCCAACCGCCTGGTCCTGCAACAGCAGCTCAGCTTCCTCGGACAGCGCGTCGATACGTGCCAGACGGCACAGGCCGCGTTGCAGGCCTGGAGAGACAGGCACTTCGATCTGGTCATCAGCGATTGCAACATGCCCGGAATGAGCGGCTATGAGCTGGCCCGGGCCATACGGCGCATAGAGGAGCAGGAGCAGCGGGCCGCGTGTGTGATCATCGGCTGCACGGCCAACGCCATCAGTGATGAACGTCAACGCTGTCAGCAGGCCGGCATGAACGACCTGTTGGTCAAGCCGGTGCTGCTTGACGATCTGACCCGCCTGCTGGCGCAGATCGACCCTCGGGAAAAGTCCTTCGATCTCCAGACCCTCCGGAGCATGACCCAGGCCGATGCAGCGGTGCTTCAACACATGCTGCTGGAACTCTGGAAGAACCTGCGCGATGAGCGACGAGAGCTGCAAACCCTGGTCGACCGGGATGACTGGGACGGGGTGGCGGCCGGTGTGCATCGTCTCAAGGGCATTGCCTGCCTCGTCGATGCCATCGCCCTGGCGCAGGCCTGTGTCGACATGGACCGTTGCGTGAAGTTGAGGAGAACCGAGCACTTGCGTGCTCACTGGCCGGTGCTCAAGGCGGTGATCGAGCGGATGATCGCCGACATCGAGCCGAGCCTGCAGGAAAAACCGGCACTTTAG